In Liquorilactobacillus hordei DSM 19519, the following proteins share a genomic window:
- the atpE gene encoding F0F1 ATP synthase subunit C: MISLSLIGAGLAAAGAAIGGAIGNGLVISKMIEGMARQPELEGKLRTNMFIGVGLVEAVPIIAIVISFLLLAKA, encoded by the coding sequence ATGATTTCATTATCTTTAATAGGTGCAGGGTTAGCTGCTGCAGGTGCTGCGATTGGTGGTGCGATTGGTAACGGTCTTGTAATTTCTAAAATGATTGAAGGTATGGCACGCCAACCTGAATTAGAAGGTAAGTTGCGTACTAATATGTTCATTGGTGTTGGTTTGGTTGAAGCTGTTCCAATTATTGCAATTGTTATCTCATTTCTTTTGTTGGCAAAAGCTTAA
- a CDS encoding F0F1 ATP synthase subunit gamma, whose amino-acid sequence MGASLQEIKRRISSTKKTEQITGAMQMVSTAKLSQIQRHTTSYQVYAKKIRSVITHLAKSHFLDGGASITPRSKESNKKNDDQIDGLSMLIKRPVKRTGIIVITSDRGLVGSYNSNVIKQTLELISGGNHSTEDVVIIAIGGTGADFFKKRGYKVPFEFRGVKDIPKFRETHQLVKKIIDMYDDETFDELFVCYNHFVNSLTSEFRAEPMLPISAMNVGNVGEDDLADDDEQNISAEYEMEPSEDAILEVVLPQYAESLIYGAILDAKTSEHGSSSMAMKSATDNAKDIISSLELQYNRARQSAITTEITEITGAQAALD is encoded by the coding sequence GTGGGGGCTTCTCTACAAGAAATTAAGCGAAGAATCTCTTCAACTAAGAAGACAGAGCAAATCACTGGTGCGATGCAGATGGTTTCGACTGCTAAATTGAGTCAGATTCAACGTCATACGACCAGCTATCAAGTTTATGCTAAGAAAATCCGTAGTGTTATCACGCATCTTGCCAAATCACATTTTCTTGATGGTGGTGCATCTATTACACCACGCTCAAAGGAATCTAATAAGAAAAATGATGATCAAATTGATGGGTTGAGTATGCTCATTAAAAGACCAGTAAAACGTACAGGGATTATCGTAATCACTTCTGATCGTGGATTGGTAGGAAGTTATAACAGCAATGTTATTAAGCAAACGCTGGAGTTAATCAGTGGTGGCAACCATTCTACAGAAGATGTAGTAATTATTGCAATCGGTGGTACTGGGGCTGACTTCTTTAAGAAGAGAGGCTATAAAGTTCCTTTCGAATTTCGTGGAGTTAAGGATATTCCAAAATTCAGAGAAACTCATCAATTAGTAAAAAAGATTATTGACATGTATGATGATGAAACCTTTGATGAATTATTTGTTTGCTATAATCATTTCGTCAATTCGCTAACTTCAGAGTTTCGTGCAGAACCAATGTTGCCAATTTCTGCAATGAATGTAGGCAATGTGGGTGAGGATGATTTAGCAGATGATGATGAGCAAAATATTTCGGCTGAGTATGAAATGGAACCTTCAGAAGATGCAATTTTAGAGGTAGTTTTGCCTCAGTATGCTGAGAGCTTGATTTATGGAGCAATTCTTGATGCAAAGACTTCTGAACATGGTTCTAGTTCAATGGCAATGAAATCTGCAACTGATAATGCAAAAGATATTATTTCTTCATTGGAATTACAGTATAATCGTGCTCGTCAAAGTGCGATTACCACTGAAATTACGGAAATTACAGGTGCACAAGCTGCTCTTGATTAA
- a CDS encoding thymidine kinase: protein MAQLFFRYGAMNSGKSIEILKVAHNYEEQNKAVVIMTSAVDDRDEIGVITSRIGLKRKATPIYEDTNVYELIAKMNKKIACVLIDEAQFLQHHHIKELAKIVDEMNIPVMAFGLKNDFRNELFVGSKYLLLYADKIEEMKTICWFCAKKAIMNLRVHEGQPVYDGKQILIGGNEAYYPVCRKHYLKPPLNF from the coding sequence ATGGCACAGTTGTTTTTCCGTTATGGTGCAATGAACAGTGGCAAGAGTATTGAAATATTGAAAGTTGCACATAATTATGAAGAGCAAAATAAGGCAGTTGTAATTATGACTAGCGCAGTTGACGACAGGGATGAAATTGGAGTCATTACAAGTCGGATTGGCTTAAAGAGAAAGGCTACCCCTATCTATGAAGATACAAATGTTTATGAGTTAATTGCTAAGATGAATAAAAAAATAGCATGTGTATTAATAGACGAGGCTCAATTTTTGCAACATCATCATATAAAGGAACTTGCAAAGATTGTTGATGAAATGAATATTCCAGTTATGGCCTTTGGATTAAAAAATGATTTTCGTAATGAGTTATTTGTGGGCTCAAAATATTTGTTATTATACGCTGATAAAATTGAAGAAATGAAGACGATTTGCTGGTTTTGTGCCAAGAAAGCAATTATGAATCTTAGAGTTCACGAAGGGCAACCAGTATATGACGGTAAACAAATTTTAATTGGTGGGAATGAGGCATATTATCCCGTATGTCGTAAACATTATTTAAAACCGCCTTTGAATTTCTAA
- the atpH gene encoding ATP synthase F1 subunit delta translates to MKLNKTMIAHRYGSALFELALEKSERQDLKKELVELKQVLVNEPNMMLLLTSKQITKADKQKFIKILGDSASETLKNLLDMLFDYDRIVDLDVIIDEYIRLNDEYEKTVKATVTTAIPLDSDQKSKLANSFARIVGANKVLLEEKVDSDIIGGVILRSNNYIYDGSLKLRFAQIKRMLLK, encoded by the coding sequence ATGAAGTTAAATAAAACAATGATAGCTCATCGATATGGGAGTGCACTGTTTGAATTGGCACTTGAAAAAAGTGAACGCCAAGATTTAAAAAAAGAATTGGTAGAATTGAAGCAAGTGCTAGTTAATGAACCTAACATGATGTTACTTTTGACTAGTAAGCAAATTACTAAAGCTGACAAACAAAAATTTATCAAAATTTTGGGTGATTCAGCTTCTGAAACTTTAAAAAACTTATTGGATATGTTGTTTGACTATGATCGTATTGTCGATTTAGATGTCATTATTGATGAATATATTAGATTGAATGATGAGTACGAGAAAACAGTTAAAGCAACGGTTACAACGGCTATTCCTTTAGATAGTGATCAAAAATCAAAATTGGCAAATTCTTTTGCTAGGATAGTCGGTGCAAACAAAGTTTTACTTGAAGAAAAAGTTGATTCTGACATTATTGGAGGAGTCATTCTTAGATCAAATAATTATATCTATGATGGTTCTTTAAAATTAAGGTTTGCACAAATCAAAAGAATGCTTTTGAAATGA
- the atpF gene encoding F0F1 ATP synthase subunit B: MGTDFILGAVATSVKWGDMLFYLVLFIVLLALLKHFAWGPVNEMMDKRANKIANDIDSAEDARQKAEELAVKRQDALKASHVEASQIIERAKKNGEQQKNIIVENAHSEAQSFKETAKQDIARERQDALEGVKNDVAELSLEIASKVISKNLQFDDQKALIDSYIEGLGKQNEVK; the protein is encoded by the coding sequence ATGGGTACAGATTTTATACTTGGTGCTGTTGCAACATCTGTTAAATGGGGAGATATGTTATTTTATCTAGTCTTGTTTATCGTGTTACTTGCACTGTTGAAACATTTTGCATGGGGCCCTGTCAATGAGATGATGGATAAGCGTGCAAATAAAATTGCAAATGATATTGATTCTGCAGAAGATGCTCGACAAAAAGCTGAAGAACTTGCTGTAAAGAGGCAAGATGCTTTAAAGGCTTCCCATGTCGAGGCATCGCAAATTATCGAGCGTGCAAAGAAAAATGGTGAACAGCAAAAAAATATAATTGTTGAAAATGCTCATAGTGAAGCTCAATCATTCAAAGAAACTGCAAAGCAAGATATTGCACGTGAACGCCAAGATGCTTTAGAGGGTGTCAAGAATGATGTAGCTGAATTGTCACTTGAAATTGCTTCAAAGGTTATCTCTAAGAACTTGCAGTTTGATGATCAAAAGGCCTTAATTGATTCTTATATCGAAGGGTTGGGGAAGCAAAATGAAGTTAAATAA
- the atpB gene encoding F0F1 ATP synthase subunit A, whose protein sequence is MNEGAYVQEIFGIPFNISNDLPGLLAAIIVFFTMFWLSRKIQLKPTGRQNVLEWIIDFTNGIIKSTMPSKEGSQFGLLIFTLFSFIFVSNQLGLMLQVNVNNIDYIRSPTADAMTTMTLAFMVLLFAHFLGVKKFGLKGYIKNTYLSPVPFLLPISIIEEFTNFLTLALRLYGNIYSGEVLLKLIYEFGKSFGAASFIAAIPLELIWQGFSVFIGSIQAYVFVTLTVVYISQKIEKE, encoded by the coding sequence GTGAATGAGGGAGCATATGTTCAAGAAATCTTTGGAATTCCTTTCAATATTAGCAATGATCTGCCAGGTTTGCTTGCGGCAATAATCGTGTTTTTTACTATGTTTTGGTTGTCACGAAAGATCCAACTGAAGCCCACGGGAAGACAAAATGTTCTTGAATGGATAATCGATTTTACCAATGGGATTATTAAGAGTACAATGCCAAGCAAAGAAGGAAGCCAATTTGGACTCCTGATTTTTACATTGTTTTCTTTCATATTTGTGTCGAACCAGTTAGGGTTGATGCTGCAGGTTAATGTAAATAATATAGATTACATTAGAAGCCCAACAGCTGATGCTATGACAACAATGACACTTGCTTTTATGGTTTTGCTTTTTGCACATTTCTTGGGAGTAAAAAAATTTGGCTTGAAGGGTTACATCAAAAACACCTATTTAAGTCCAGTTCCTTTTTTGCTTCCCATAAGCATAATTGAAGAATTTACAAACTTTCTTACACTGGCTCTTCGATTATACGGTAATATCTATTCTGGAGAGGTTCTATTAAAATTGATTTATGAGTTTGGTAAATCGTTTGGGGCAGCATCATTTATTGCAGCTATCCCGCTAGAACTTATCTGGCAAGGCTTTTCTGTATTTATTGGGAGTATTCAAGCCTATGTGTTTGTAACTTTGACGGTGGTTTATATATCTCAAAAAATTGAAAAAGAGTAA
- the upp gene encoding uracil phosphoribosyltransferase → MGKFEVLDHPLIQHKLTIIRDKNCGTREFREVVNEIAELMAYEVSRDMPLEDVQVETPITVTTKKSLAGKKVVIVPILRAGLGMVDGILELIPAAKVGHVGMYRDEETLKPVEYFVKMPENMESREIFVVDPMLATGGSAIMAVDALKKRGAVAIKFVCLVAAPEGVKALRAAHPDIDIFAAALDDKLNENGYIVPGLGDAGDRLFGTK, encoded by the coding sequence TTGGGAAAATTTGAAGTACTTGATCATCCGCTGATCCAACATAAATTGACGATTATTCGCGATAAAAATTGTGGAACACGTGAATTTCGTGAAGTCGTTAACGAAATTGCCGAATTGATGGCTTATGAAGTATCAAGAGACATGCCACTTGAAGATGTGCAGGTTGAAACACCAATAACAGTTACAACTAAAAAAAGTCTTGCGGGCAAGAAAGTTGTGATCGTGCCCATTTTGCGTGCAGGCTTAGGAATGGTTGACGGTATTTTGGAGCTAATTCCAGCTGCAAAAGTTGGTCATGTGGGAATGTATCGTGATGAGGAGACATTAAAGCCTGTTGAGTATTTTGTCAAAATGCCTGAAAACATGGAGAGTCGCGAAATTTTTGTGGTAGATCCAATGTTGGCAACTGGTGGATCTGCAATTATGGCTGTTGATGCACTAAAGAAACGAGGAGCGGTCGCGATTAAGTTTGTCTGTCTTGTTGCGGCACCCGAAGGAGTTAAAGCTCTACGTGCAGCACATCCTGATATCGATATTTTTGCCGCTGCTCTAGATGACAAGTTGAATGAAAATGGATACATTGTTCCAGGGTTAGGTGATGCAGGAGATCGTTTATTTGGTACGAAGTAA
- a CDS encoding L-threonylcarbamoyladenylate synthase, translating into MLITKIYKPAEVEKAADELRKGELIAFPTETVYGLGADATNELAVKRVYLAKGRPSDNPLIVTVSSIEMMEKFATDISDDARKLIKHFWPGSLTFVFKIKPGTLSKTVTGGLKTAAFRMPENEVTRKLIELAQVPIVGPSANSSGKPSPTTAAHVYHDLEGRIAGIVDDGPTQVGVESTIIDMSTNKLVILRPGAVTREEIEEVLQKKLDTDHHEVGKDETPKAPGMKYKHYAPDAQVLIVEEGKWEAALNWAKKQPYLVGIMAPGIEEKTLSKNFVFFDLGNNVEQASHNLFAGLRYFDDKKDVKWILAAGFAEQGLGIAYMNRLKKSAGDQFFID; encoded by the coding sequence ATGCTGATTACAAAAATCTATAAGCCAGCCGAAGTAGAAAAAGCTGCAGATGAATTACGCAAAGGTGAATTGATTGCATTTCCTACTGAGACAGTTTATGGGCTTGGTGCTGATGCTACGAATGAATTAGCAGTTAAACGAGTTTATTTAGCAAAGGGTCGTCCATCAGATAACCCTTTGATAGTTACAGTTTCTTCTATTGAAATGATGGAAAAATTTGCAACAGATATTAGTGATGATGCTAGGAAGTTAATCAAACATTTCTGGCCTGGATCGTTAACATTTGTATTCAAGATTAAACCCGGAACTCTTTCGAAAACAGTGACTGGCGGGTTAAAAACAGCCGCTTTTAGAATGCCTGAAAATGAAGTTACTAGAAAGTTAATAGAATTAGCGCAAGTTCCAATAGTGGGACCCTCTGCTAATTCTTCTGGGAAACCAAGTCCAACTACGGCAGCACATGTTTATCATGATCTTGAAGGTAGAATTGCGGGAATTGTTGATGATGGTCCGACTCAAGTTGGAGTTGAATCGACAATTATTGATATGTCAACTAACAAATTAGTTATTTTGCGCCCAGGTGCAGTAACCCGTGAAGAAATAGAAGAGGTTTTGCAAAAAAAGTTAGATACAGACCATCATGAGGTAGGTAAAGATGAAACCCCCAAAGCTCCAGGAATGAAATACAAGCATTATGCACCTGATGCACAAGTGTTAATAGTTGAAGAGGGTAAGTGGGAGGCTGCTTTGAATTGGGCTAAAAAACAACCTTACTTAGTTGGTATAATGGCTCCAGGGATAGAAGAAAAAACGTTGTCAAAAAATTTTGTTTTTTTTGATTTAGGTAATAATGTTGAGCAAGCAAGTCATAACCTTTTTGCAGGTTTAAGATATTTTGATGATAAAAAAGATGTTAAATGGATTTTGGCTGCGGGTTTTGCAGAACAGGGCTTAGGAATTGCTTATATGAATCGTCTGAAAAAATCAGCAGGAGACCAATTTTTTATAGATTAA
- the prmC gene encoding peptide chain release factor N(5)-glutamine methyltransferase, with protein MISVNFLEAQKWAFSFMDKKDEETKNAIKLLLMDIRGWNELQLLQNLRSNLTDSEFEQFKKRIHMYQVDWPVQYILGYTRFFGHTFQVTKDTLIPRPETEELVEWILADNPVVESMREIADIGTGTGAIGISLQLERPNWDVTLSDISKKAIAVAEKNASSLGASVNFETGDLLSVLRGKYDLIVSNPPYIAISEVDLMDKSVLKHEPENALFAQENGLFFYRKFAEEISDYLKPGGKLYLEIGFKQGKKIEKLFENVGKVEIRQDFYGNDRMIRVTINKEKKKC; from the coding sequence ATGATTAGTGTGAATTTTTTAGAGGCCCAGAAGTGGGCTTTTTCTTTTATGGATAAAAAGGATGAAGAAACAAAAAATGCAATCAAGTTACTTTTAATGGATATTAGAGGATGGAATGAGTTACAATTATTGCAGAATTTGCGGTCAAATTTAACTGATAGTGAATTTGAACAATTTAAAAAAAGAATCCATATGTATCAGGTAGATTGGCCAGTGCAATATATTTTGGGATATACGAGATTTTTTGGACATACTTTTCAGGTAACAAAAGACACGCTGATTCCTCGACCTGAGACAGAGGAACTAGTTGAATGGATATTAGCAGATAATCCAGTAGTTGAATCTATGAGAGAAATAGCAGATATTGGGACTGGAACAGGTGCAATTGGAATATCTTTGCAATTAGAACGACCTAACTGGGATGTAACTTTGTCAGATATTTCGAAAAAAGCAATCGCGGTGGCTGAGAAAAACGCATCTAGTCTGGGAGCAAGTGTTAATTTTGAAACTGGGGATTTATTATCGGTTTTAAGAGGTAAATATGATTTGATAGTCTCTAATCCACCCTATATTGCAATTTCTGAGGTAGATTTGATGGATAAATCGGTGTTGAAGCATGAACCTGAGAATGCATTATTCGCACAAGAAAATGGTTTGTTTTTTTATCGAAAATTTGCTGAAGAAATATCAGATTACCTTAAACCAGGTGGAAAACTTTATTTAGAAATTGGATTTAAGCAAGGGAAAAAAATTGAAAAGCTATTTGAGAATGTGGGTAAAGTTGAAATCAGACAGGACTTTTATGGAAATGATCGAATGATAAGAGTAACAATAAATAAGGAGAAGAAAAAATGCTGA
- the atpA gene encoding F0F1 ATP synthase subunit alpha has protein sequence MSIKAEEISALIKQQLANYHDELKVDEVGTVTYVGDGIARATGLDNALAGELLEFDDGTLGMAQNLESNDVGIVILGSYQGIREGDSVKRTGRIMEVPVGEQLIGRVVNPLGQAIDGLGEIKVDKTRPVEKKAPGVMQRKSVSEPLQTGIKAIDALVPIGRGQRELVIGDRKTGKTSVAIDTIINQKDQNMICVYVAIGQKESTVRSQVETLRSYGAMEYTIVVSAGPSSPAPLLWLAPYAGAAMGEEFMYNSKHVLIIYDDLTKQADAYRELSLILRRPPGREAYPGDVFYLHSRLLERAAKLSDELGGGSMTALPFIETKAGDVSAYIPTNVISITDGQIFLDSNNFYSGIRPAIDAGTSVSRVGGAAQIKAMKKVSGTLRLDLASYRELESFAQFGSDLDAATQAKLSRGRRTVEVLKQPLHEPLVVEKQVLILYALTHGFLDAVPVDDIMRFQGELFAFFDNNHKDLLDVIKETGVLPETDKLDEAIKDFANGFQATTAK, from the coding sequence ATGAGCATTAAGGCTGAGGAAATAAGTGCTCTGATTAAACAGCAGCTAGCAAATTATCACGACGAACTCAAAGTTGATGAAGTCGGAACAGTTACATATGTCGGTGATGGGATTGCCCGTGCAACTGGACTTGATAATGCCTTAGCAGGTGAATTGCTTGAATTTGACGATGGAACTTTGGGAATGGCTCAAAACCTAGAGTCAAATGATGTTGGTATCGTTATTCTTGGTTCTTATCAAGGAATTCGTGAAGGTGACAGTGTTAAAAGAACTGGAAGAATTATGGAAGTTCCAGTGGGAGAACAACTAATTGGACGTGTAGTTAATCCTTTGGGTCAAGCAATTGACGGTTTAGGAGAGATTAAAGTTGATAAGACTCGTCCAGTTGAGAAAAAAGCTCCAGGTGTTATGCAGCGTAAATCAGTTAGTGAACCACTGCAAACCGGTATTAAAGCGATTGATGCGTTAGTACCGATTGGACGTGGTCAACGTGAGTTAGTAATCGGGGATCGTAAGACAGGTAAAACATCTGTTGCGATTGATACGATTATTAATCAGAAAGATCAAAACATGATTTGTGTCTATGTTGCGATTGGTCAAAAAGAATCGACAGTTAGAAGTCAGGTAGAGACACTTCGTAGCTATGGTGCTATGGAATATACAATTGTTGTTTCTGCAGGGCCTTCATCTCCAGCACCTTTATTGTGGCTTGCTCCATATGCAGGCGCTGCTATGGGTGAAGAATTTATGTATAATAGCAAACATGTTTTAATCATTTATGATGATTTAACAAAACAAGCAGATGCTTATCGTGAACTTTCTTTGATTTTGAGACGGCCACCTGGTCGTGAAGCATACCCTGGGGATGTCTTCTATTTGCATTCACGTTTGCTTGAACGTGCGGCTAAGTTGAGTGATGAATTAGGTGGCGGTTCAATGACTGCTTTACCATTCATTGAAACAAAAGCTGGAGATGTTTCCGCATATATTCCTACAAATGTTATCTCTATTACTGATGGTCAAATATTCTTGGATAGTAATAATTTCTATTCAGGTATTCGTCCAGCTATTGATGCTGGGACTTCTGTTTCTCGTGTTGGTGGTGCTGCACAGATTAAGGCTATGAAGAAAGTATCTGGTACTTTGCGTCTTGACCTAGCATCTTATCGTGAATTGGAATCATTTGCTCAATTTGGTTCTGATCTAGATGCTGCTACACAAGCTAAGTTGAGTCGTGGTCGCAGAACTGTTGAAGTTTTGAAACAACCATTACATGAGCCCTTAGTAGTTGAGAAGCAAGTTTTGATTTTGTATGCTTTAACACATGGGTTCTTAGATGCTGTTCCAGTTGATGATATTATGCGTTTTCAAGGTGAACTATTTGCTTTCTTTGATAATAATCATAAGGACTTATTGGATGTCATCAAAGAAACTGGTGTACTTCCAGAGACAGATAAACTTGATGAAGCAATTAAGGATTTTGCTAACGGTTTTCAAGCAACTACTGCAAAATAG
- the atpD gene encoding F0F1 ATP synthase subunit beta, with product MSSGKVVQVIGPVIDVQFPLSEKLPDINNALNVERADGSNLVVEVALELGDGVMRTIAMDSTDGVQRSAKVEDTGASISVPVGKETLGRVFNVLGESIDGGEKFADDAERHPIHRDVPAYDQLNTKIEILETGIKVIDLLAPYIKGGKIGLFGGAGVGKTVLIQELIHNIAQEHNGISVFTGVGERTREGNDLYFEMKESGVLEKTAMVFGQMNEPPGARMRVALTGLTIAEYFRDTEGQDVLLFIDNIFRFTQAGSEVSALLGRIPSAVGYQPTLATEMGQLQERITSTKKGSVTSIQAVYVPADDYTDPAPATTFAHLDATTNLERSLTQQGIYPAVDPLASTSSALAPEIVGEEHYAVATEVQHVLQRYRELQDIISILGMDELSDDEKVIVARARRIQFFLSQNFHVAEQFTGVPGSYVPVKETVAGFKDILEGKYDDLPEDAFRSVGRIEEVVEKAKKMTSK from the coding sequence ATGAGTTCTGGTAAAGTAGTTCAAGTTATCGGACCTGTTATTGATGTTCAATTTCCTCTTAGCGAAAAATTACCTGATATTAACAACGCACTTAATGTTGAGCGCGCAGATGGCTCAAACCTCGTTGTTGAGGTTGCTCTTGAACTGGGTGATGGAGTAATGCGCACAATAGCAATGGATTCAACAGATGGTGTTCAAAGAAGTGCAAAAGTTGAAGATACTGGTGCGTCAATTAGTGTACCAGTTGGTAAGGAAACGTTAGGACGTGTATTCAATGTTCTTGGTGAGTCTATTGATGGTGGAGAGAAGTTCGCAGATGATGCTGAACGTCATCCAATCCATCGTGACGTACCAGCATATGATCAATTGAATACAAAAATTGAAATCTTAGAAACAGGTATTAAGGTTATTGATTTACTTGCACCTTATATCAAAGGTGGAAAAATCGGATTGTTCGGTGGTGCCGGTGTTGGGAAAACTGTTTTGATTCAGGAACTTATTCACAATATTGCACAAGAACACAATGGTATTTCTGTATTTACAGGTGTTGGTGAACGAACTCGTGAAGGTAATGACCTTTATTTTGAAATGAAAGAATCAGGTGTTTTGGAAAAAACAGCCATGGTGTTTGGTCAGATGAATGAGCCACCTGGAGCACGTATGCGTGTTGCCCTGACAGGACTAACAATTGCGGAATATTTCCGTGATACAGAAGGACAAGACGTGTTATTGTTCATCGATAATATTTTTCGTTTCACACAGGCTGGGTCAGAAGTTTCAGCTTTGCTTGGACGTATTCCGTCAGCGGTTGGATATCAGCCAACACTTGCTACAGAAATGGGTCAATTGCAAGAACGTATCACGTCTACAAAGAAAGGTTCTGTAACATCTATCCAAGCTGTTTATGTCCCAGCTGATGATTATACTGATCCTGCACCAGCAACAACTTTTGCTCACTTGGATGCTACAACTAACCTTGAACGTAGTTTGACACAACAAGGTATCTATCCAGCTGTTGATCCACTAGCTTCTACTTCTAGTGCATTAGCACCCGAGATAGTTGGTGAAGAACATTATGCTGTTGCTACTGAAGTTCAGCATGTTTTGCAACGTTATCGTGAGTTACAAGATATCATTTCAATTCTTGGGATGGATGAACTTTCTGATGATGAAAAGGTAATTGTTGCTCGTGCTCGTCGTATTCAATTTTTCTTATCACAAAACTTCCACGTTGCGGAGCAGTTTACAGGTGTCCCAGGTTCGTATGTTCCAGTTAAGGAAACTGTTGCTGGCTTCAAGGATATTTTGGAAGGTAAATATGACGATCTTCCTGAAGATGCATTCCGCTCAGTTGGACGTATCGAAGAGGTAGTTGAAAAAGCTAAGAAAATGACTAGTAAATAA
- the prfA gene encoding peptide chain release factor 1, with the protein MNDLFDRLQSLEDRYEELGELLSDPDIISDTRKFTSLSKEMADLRETVEKYNQYKEAVQTIKDDEEMLGEKLDDEMASMVKEELATAKNDKESLEAEIKILLLPKDPNDDKNIIMEIRGAAGGDEASLFAADLFGMYSKFVEKEGWTIEVLDKNVTEVGGFKEIALLINGDSVYSKLKYESGAHRVQRVPVTESAGRVHTSTATVVVMPEEEDVEIDLDPKDIRVDVYRSSGAGGQHINKTSSAVRMTHLPTGIVVAMQDQRSQQQNREKAMKILKARVYDYYSSKEQSEYDQNRKSAIGTGDRSERIRTYNYPQNRVTDHRIGLTLNKLDRIMNGELEDVIDALILFDQTKALENLQND; encoded by the coding sequence ATGAATGACCTATTTGATCGTTTACAATCTCTTGAGGATCGCTATGAAGAGCTAGGTGAGTTATTGTCTGATCCGGATATTATTAGCGATACTAGAAAGTTTACTAGCCTTTCAAAAGAAATGGCTGACTTAAGAGAGACTGTAGAAAAGTACAATCAGTACAAAGAAGCTGTTCAAACAATTAAAGATGATGAAGAGATGTTAGGTGAAAAGCTCGATGATGAAATGGCTTCAATGGTTAAAGAAGAGCTCGCAACTGCAAAAAATGACAAAGAATCATTGGAAGCCGAGATTAAAATTCTGTTGCTTCCTAAAGATCCTAATGATGATAAAAATATTATTATGGAAATTCGTGGTGCTGCTGGTGGAGATGAAGCCAGTCTTTTTGCTGCTGATTTGTTTGGAATGTATTCCAAATTTGTAGAAAAAGAAGGCTGGACAATTGAAGTACTTGATAAGAATGTTACAGAAGTTGGTGGATTCAAGGAAATTGCTTTGTTAATTAATGGTGATAGTGTCTATTCAAAGCTAAAGTATGAAAGTGGGGCACATCGTGTTCAACGAGTTCCTGTAACTGAATCTGCAGGACGTGTACATACTTCTACTGCAACAGTAGTCGTTATGCCTGAAGAAGAAGATGTTGAGATTGATTTGGATCCCAAAGACATTCGTGTGGACGTTTATCGTTCTTCCGGTGCTGGTGGACAGCATATTAATAAAACTTCTTCTGCTGTTCGAATGACGCATTTACCCACTGGAATTGTTGTGGCAATGCAAGATCAACGGTCACAACAGCAAAATCGTGAAAAAGCAATGAAAATCTTAAAGGCACGTGTATACGATTATTATTCTTCAAAAGAGCAAAGTGAATATGATCAAAATCGAAAGTCAGCTATCGGAACAGGTGATCGCTCCGAACGAATCAGGACTTACAATTATCCACAAAATCGTGTTACGGATCATCGCATTGGTTTGACGCTTAACAAGTTAGATCGCATTATGAATGGTGAACTAGAAGACGTGATTGATGCATTGATTTTATTTGATCAAACTAAAGCACTGGAGAATCTGCAAAATGATTAG